One region of Oryza glaberrima chromosome 7, OglaRS2, whole genome shotgun sequence genomic DNA includes:
- the LOC127778537 gene encoding rho GTPase-activating protein 5-like: protein MGEAVLVSNHGCSGGGGRVGVGVSGAGGGGPGEGKAEGQQGQVLALLLAALRRSVVLPCQMADADDPAAVAWGMEIGWPTDVRHVAHVTFDRLNGFLGLPVEFELEIPGHVPSASASVFGVSPESMQCCFDDNGNSVPKILLLMQERLYAQDGLKAEGIFRITPENSQEENVREQLNRGLVPDDIDVHCLASLIKAWFRELPEGVLDSLSPEQVLHCNTEEECVELVRLLPPTQAALLNWVVEFMADVVEEEESNKMNARNVAMVFAPNMTQMSDPLTALMHAVQVMNLLKTLILKTLREREHDESEYSAISSQSSSSDELDEMHHHVEQGGDSGSDTDNFGDDGSQSQKDVAKVLQQNVVNEQPIGASRRHTSIDFRLPYISYGSDDDVSPNDIEECFLRRLEWNAVSKDASEIGSITVRSNQEAGQLSFSEENDGYYSTDYQSRNILLKDSVGIQSTLPRETESRAEITNDEVQDGAEVEVTLEQ, encoded by the exons ATGGGCGAGGCGGTGCTGGTGTCCAATCATGGGtgcagcggaggcggaggaagagTTGGAGTCGGAGTCAgcggagcgggaggaggaggacccgGCGAGGGGAAGGCGGAGGGGCAGCAGGGGCAGGTGCTCGCCCTGCTACTCGCCGCGCTACGCAGGTCGGTGGTGCTCCCGTGCCAGATGGCCGACGCTGACGACCCGGCAGCAGTCGCGTGGGGGATGGAGATCGGCTGGCCCACCGACGTCCGGCACGTCGCTCACGTCACCTTCGACCGCCTCAACGGCTTCCTCGGCCTCCCCGTCGAGTTCGAGCTCGAGATCCCGGGCCACGTCCCCAGCGCCAG TGCGAGCGTTTTCGGCGTGTCACCTGAGTCAATGCAGTGCTGCTTCGACGACAACGGGAACTCGGTGCCCAAGATTCTGTTACTCATGCAGGAGAGGCTGTACGCGCAGGATGGCCTCAAG GCAGAAGGGATCTTCCGTATCACCCCTGAGAACAGCCAGGAGGAGAATGTCAGGGAGCAGCTTAACAGGGGCCTTGTGCCCGACGACATCGATGTGCATTGCTTGGCAAGTTTGATTAAG GCCTGGTTCAGAGAACTCCCTGAGGGTGTACTGGATAGCCTCTCACCTGAGCAAGTTCTTCACTGCAACACAGAGGAGGAATGTGTTGAGCTCGTACGGCTTCTTCCTCCGACACAGGCTGCACTTCTTAACTGGGTTGTAGAATTCATGGCTGATGTTGTCGAGGAAGAGGAGTCAAACAAGATGAATGCCCGAAATGTCGCTATGGTCTTTGCACCCAATATGACGCAG ATGTCAGATCCTCTTACTGCTCTGATGCATGCTGTTCAAGTGATGAATCTTCTCAAGACATTGATTCTCAAGACGCTTAGAGAACGTGAGCATGATGAAAGCGAATACTCAGCAATTTCATCTCAGTCATCTTCATCTGATGAACTTGATGAGATGCATCATCATGTTGAACAAGGTGGTGACAGTGGTAGTGACACTGACAattttggagatgatggttctcAAAGCCAAAAAGATGTTGCCAAGGTCCTTCAACAAAATGTTGTCAATGAACAGCCGATTGGTGCATCCAGGAGGCACACGTCAATTGATTTCCGGTTGCCTTACATTAGCTACGGCAGCGACGATGATGTGTCGCCCAATGATATTGAAGAATGTTTCTTAAGGAGGTTAGAATGGAATGCAGTGAGCAAAGATGCTTCTGAGATTGGCAGCATCACTGTTCGGTCCAACCAAGAGGCAGGGCAACTAAGCTTCTCCGAAGAAAATGATGGGTATTACAGTACAGATTATCAATCTAGGAACATACTCCTAAAAGATTCTGTTGGTATCCAAAGCACTCTACCGAGGGAAACCGAAAGCAGGGCTGAAATTACAAATGACGAGGTACAAGACGGCGCTGAAGTGGAGGTAACTCTCGAGCAATAA
- the LOC127780181 gene encoding uncharacterized protein LOC127780181 — protein sequence MFIGNRFNALKISKTAEAKRISSVVVSDEKFWDNVELAINVFRSLVKLLRFVDGDKRPAIGFIHGGLMDARIELAQLLRNELELCIPVINAIDFYMDGKLDSELHLMAYYLNPYYFYSNRNGFISSEKISGSVHKFIQRFYPDDQIQDKITGAEMLAYSEASGTFGNPGAKRQREKNNDSFNPAHWWNVWGSKAPYLQGMKKKDGSAQKEDATMEACEDNALVMLKVGFKMNLKAHKMWTAAPILDESDKELTSSEHEFLASDDDHETEVSDNDVAVDDDSSD from the exons ATGTTCATAGGTAACAG GTTCAATGCTCTCAAGATCTCAAAAACTGCAGAAGCTAAAAGGATAAGTTCAGTTGTTGTATCTGATGAAAAATTTTGGGATAATGTAGAGTTAGCCATTAATGTTTTCCGTTCACTGGTTAAGCTTCTTCGCTTTGTTGATGGTGATAAAAGGCCAGCTATAGGATTCATTCATGGTGGTCTGATGGATGCAAGGATTGAGCTAGCTCAGTTGCTTCGAAATGAGCTTGAGCTTTGCATTCCTGTTATTAATGCCATTGATTTTTACATGGATGGCAAGTTGGATAGTGAACTTCACCTAATGGCATATTATCTCAATCCTTACTACTTTTATAGCAACAGAAATGGCTTCATTAGTTCAGAAAAAATATCTGGCAGTGTTCACAAGTTTATTCAGCGTTTTTATCCAGATGATCAAATTCAAGACAAGATCACAGGAGCTGAAATGTTGGCATACTCTGAAGCTTCTGGAACTTTTGGAAATCCAGGAGCTAAGAggcagagagagaaaaacaatgATTCATTTAATCCTG CTCACTGGTGGAATGTCTGGGGATCAAAAGCACCATATTTGCAAGG AATGAAGAAGAAGGATGGTTCAGCGCAGAAAGAAGATGCTACAATGGAAGCATGCGAAGACAATGCACTTGTAATGTTGAAGGTTGGCTTCAAGATGAATCTGAAGGCTCACAAAATGTG GACAGCAGCGCCAATCCTTGATGAAAGTGACAAGGAATTGACTTCCTCTGAACATGAATTCCTTGCTTCCGATGATGATCATGAGACTGAAGTTTCAGATAATGATGTTGCAGTTGATGATGATTCTTCGGATTAA
- the LOC127779902 gene encoding spermidine synthase 1: MEAEAAAKRARESGDAAAAGAGEQAGISAVIPGWFSEISPMWPGEAHSLKVEKVLFQGKSDYQNVMVFQSSTYGKVLVLDGVIQVTERDECAYQEMITHLPLCSIKDPKKVLVIGGGDGGVLREVSRHSSVEQIDICEIDKMVVDVSKQFFPHLAVGFEDPRVSLHIGDGVAFLKNAPEGTYDAVIVDSSDPIGPAQELFEKPFFQSVARALRPGGVVCTQAESIWLHMHIIEDIVANCRQVFKGSVNYAWTTVPTYPSGVIGFMLCSTEGPTVDFQHPIFNIEDNEFSTKSKGPLKFYNSEIHSASFCLPSFAKRVIGSKAN; this comes from the exons atggaggccgaggcggcggcgaagagggcgCGGGAGAGcggtgacgcggcggcggccggtgccgGCGAGCAGGCGGGTATCTCTGCCGTCATCCCTGGATGGTTCTCCGAGATTAGCCCCATGTGGCCTG GTGAGGCACACTCATTGAAGGTCGAAAAGGTACTATTCCAAGGAAAGTCGGACTACCAAAATGTGATGGTGTTTCAG TCCTCCACGTACGGCAAGGTGCTTGTGCTGGATGGAGTGATTCAGGTCACTGAGAGGGATGAGTGTGCTTACCAAGAGATGATTACCCACCTCCCCCTTTGCTCTATCAAAGATCCCAAGAAG GTGTTAGTTATtggaggtggagatggtggTGTTTTGCGTGAAGTTTCACGACATTCCTCGGTGGAGCAAATTGACATATGTGAAATTGATAAGATGGTGGTAGAT GTCTCCAAACAATTTTTTCCTCATCTGGCTGTTGGATTTGAAGACCCCCGTGTGTCATTACACATTGGAGATG GTGTGGCCTTTTTGAAAAATGCTCCAGAGGGTACTTATGATGCAGTTATTGTGGATTCCTCTGATCCAATAG GACCGGCTCAAGAGCTTTTCGAGAAGCCTTTCTTCCAGTCAGTTGCCAGAGCTTTGCGTCCTGGTGGTGTTGTATGTACCCAGGCAGAGAGCATATGGTTGCATATGCATATTATTGAAGATATTGTAGCTAATTGTCGCCAAGTTTTTAAAGGCTCAGTGAATTATGCTTGGACAACAGTACCAACATACCCTAG TGGTGTTATTGGTTTTATGCTTTGCTCCACCGAGGGGCCTACAGTTGATTTCCAGCATCCTATTTTTAACATTGAGGATAATGAGTTCTCAACAAAATCGAAAGGACCACTTAAGTTCTACAATTCCGAG ATCCACTCAGCATCATTTTGTTTGCCGTCTTTTGCGAAGAGAGTCATTGGATCCAAGGCCAACTAG